The Streptomyces venezuelae genomic interval GGGCGGCGGCGGGCGCCGTGCCCGGCGCGGCTCCGGGGCGGCGGGAGGCGGGGCGGGGCGGGGCTCCGTACCGCAGCCGGTGGCGAGGGCTCCCGCGAGGGCGGCGGCCGCGCCCACCCGGAGGGCACCGCGGCGGTCGGTCGGCTTCACGCGACCAGTAAAGAAGGATCTCGACCGAATCGTGATGATTAGGCCGATTCAGGACGTTTGCGGGCCACACCGGGGCGTCCAGCATGCGGACGAGCCGGGGAAACAATCGATGAACCGCATAGCCATTCAATGTTTGCAAGGCGAGTGCCGCAGGTCACCAATGATTCATAGACGATCAATCCCTATTTGACCGAATTCATCCCGGTAGGGACTTTTGGCGACGAGGCCGCCCGTCTGTCATAGTCGGAGACACGACCCCCATTGACCCGGGCACAGGTCGACATAGGCGCCGTGGATACACCCCCCCGTCCACGGCGCAGCAGACGAGAGCCCCCAGGCGCCCCACTACGGCGGACGGGGGCTTTCGTGCGTCCTGGGCCGTCCTCAGGTGCGGTCGGCGACCCTCATCTCGAACCAGGTCGTCTTGCCGCGCGGCCCGAGGTCCACACCCCAGCGGTCGGAGAGCTTGTCGACGAGCATGAGCCCCCGGCCGCTGATGTCGAGCTCGCCCACGGGCATCAGACAGGGCAGCCCGCGCGAGGGGTCACGGACCTCGATCCGGATCGAGCCGCGCCGCCGGTGCAGCCGCAGCGCGAAGGACCGGGCTCCGGTGTGCCGGACGGCGTTGCCGACGAGCTCCGAGACCAGCAGCACCGCGTGCTCGGCGATCTGCGGGCCGAGCCCCCACTGGCGCTGGACCACGCCCTGGGTGAGCCGGCGGGCCACCCAGGCCGACTCGGGGCGGGACGGCAGCCGCACGTCCTCCTCCGCCGGATTGCCGTACAACTCCAGTACGTCGGGGACCTGTTCCTCATCCACGGTCGGTGACCACCGTGGGGCGGCGGCGCTGCCGCGCTGCCACGGTTGTTCCCTACCCTCCAGGCCCGCCATGCCCCCATCATGGCCGCACGGAGCCGCCCGCGGGGGCCGTTCCGGCGGAATCGGCCC includes:
- a CDS encoding ATP-binding protein, encoding MAGLEGREQPWQRGSAAAPRWSPTVDEEQVPDVLELYGNPAEEDVRLPSRPESAWVARRLTQGVVQRQWGLGPQIAEHAVLLVSELVGNAVRHTGARSFALRLHRRRGSIRIEVRDPSRGLPCLMPVGELDISGRGLMLVDKLSDRWGVDLGPRGKTTWFEMRVADRT